From the genome of Sphingobacterium kitahiroshimense, one region includes:
- a CDS encoding ABC transporter permease, giving the protein MIKNYIKIAWRNLWKNKGYSSINIVGLAIGLACCLLIVLYIHDELSYDKYHVNKDRIYRVINSFEDNEKLIRKNVWGVAPIGPALKADFPEVKNVVQFSGVTSISLKNKEKVFQEERVFFMDSTAFDIFSWKVLAGSPTTALTAPYTAVLTASTAKKYFGNENPIGKTLEGGLAAGRADPGLYKVTAVIEDVPSNSHFTFDALLSMSTFRKAFTDRFESWGYVDFYTYILVSDQFNLSNFNKKIPQFLKKNVPSAEGKYNFQLEPILDAYMHSSAGRQPGVTGSVQNLYIFAIIGLFILFIACVNFMNLATSRSMERAKEVGVRKAIGANHRNLILQFMCESLALVFIAALLALLLVIVLLPSMEAFAGKHFAWSSLFNLTTFSIFLGIVTITGIVAASYPAFILARFKPIEVLKGTFKTAGGGQFLRKGLVIFQFGLSIVLIAGTCIVFSQLYHLQHTNLGFQKDQMLVIDYNFDDGVNKNLEAIKNTFKRDKDVIAVSSSRSVPGTFFPNAGTEIETKEGKMTMLGPALFEVDIDFIPNMGIEMVAGRAYSRDFPADTAHSMIINEAAAKLWGYSNPQDIIGKRFTQWGQEGQVIGVVKDFNYMSLHNKVEPLALRLSPWSSKFITIKLQQANQPETIARIEKIWTGLAPQIPFNYTFLDQSFKRQYEADYRFQRIFTTFSGFAIFIACLGLLGLVTYTAQQRTKEIGIRKVLGSSVFGIIQLLSLDFIKLVIIAICIAIPVAYWAMGKWLNNFAYHIDMQWWMFGIAGVSALFIALATVGYQALKAAKANPVDSLRDQ; this is encoded by the coding sequence ATGATCAAGAACTATATAAAAATCGCATGGAGAAATCTTTGGAAAAACAAGGGTTATTCTTCCATCAACATCGTTGGGTTAGCCATAGGCTTAGCTTGCTGTTTATTAATCGTCTTATATATTCATGATGAATTATCCTATGATAAATACCATGTAAATAAAGACCGCATTTATCGTGTTATTAATTCTTTCGAAGACAACGAGAAATTAATCCGAAAAAATGTATGGGGGGTTGCCCCTATAGGTCCAGCTTTAAAAGCTGATTTCCCAGAAGTGAAGAATGTGGTCCAATTTTCAGGAGTTACCTCCATTTCTTTAAAGAATAAGGAAAAGGTATTCCAGGAAGAGCGTGTATTTTTTATGGACTCAACGGCATTTGATATTTTTAGCTGGAAAGTACTGGCGGGTAGTCCAACAACTGCTTTGACTGCTCCTTATACTGCTGTTTTAACCGCAAGCACAGCCAAAAAATATTTTGGGAATGAAAATCCGATTGGGAAAACACTAGAAGGGGGACTTGCCGCCGGACGGGCAGATCCGGGACTATACAAAGTCACAGCGGTTATTGAAGATGTTCCTTCCAACTCCCATTTTACATTTGATGCTTTGCTCTCGATGAGTACCTTTAGAAAAGCTTTTACAGATCGTTTTGAAAGCTGGGGATATGTCGATTTTTATACTTACATACTGGTATCCGATCAATTTAACCTTTCTAATTTTAATAAGAAAATTCCGCAATTTCTCAAAAAGAATGTTCCTTCTGCAGAGGGCAAGTATAATTTCCAACTCGAACCTATACTGGATGCCTATATGCATTCGTCTGCAGGCAGACAGCCTGGTGTAACGGGGAGCGTACAGAATCTGTACATATTTGCTATCATAGGTCTATTTATCCTTTTCATCGCCTGTGTAAATTTCATGAATTTGGCTACATCTCGTTCCATGGAGAGAGCGAAAGAAGTAGGTGTGCGAAAAGCGATTGGCGCGAACCACCGTAATTTGATTCTTCAATTTATGTGTGAGTCGTTAGCTTTAGTTTTTATCGCTGCATTACTGGCATTGCTATTGGTTATCGTACTTCTTCCTTCCATGGAGGCCTTTGCAGGGAAACATTTTGCATGGAGCAGTCTATTCAATTTGACAACATTCAGTATCTTTCTAGGTATCGTGACAATAACCGGTATTGTTGCTGCTAGTTATCCGGCTTTTATTTTAGCGCGTTTTAAACCTATCGAAGTTTTAAAGGGAACATTTAAAACTGCTGGTGGAGGGCAATTTTTACGAAAGGGATTAGTAATCTTTCAGTTTGGTTTATCCATTGTACTTATTGCAGGAACCTGTATTGTCTTTTCACAATTATATCACCTGCAACATACGAATCTTGGTTTTCAGAAAGATCAGATGCTGGTTATCGATTATAATTTTGACGATGGGGTCAACAAGAATTTAGAAGCAATTAAAAATACGTTTAAGAGAGATAAGGACGTCATAGCGGTATCATCATCGCGCAGTGTTCCGGGTACATTTTTCCCTAATGCGGGCACAGAGATAGAGACTAAAGAAGGAAAAATGACGATGTTGGGTCCTGCACTTTTTGAGGTGGATATTGATTTTATCCCGAACATGGGCATTGAAATGGTCGCAGGACGGGCTTATTCCCGGGATTTTCCTGCCGACACTGCACACTCCATGATAATCAATGAAGCTGCAGCTAAACTTTGGGGCTATAGCAATCCACAGGATATTATTGGAAAGCGTTTTACGCAATGGGGACAAGAGGGACAGGTTATCGGCGTTGTAAAAGACTTTAACTATATGTCTTTACATAATAAGGTTGAACCACTTGCTTTGCGATTATCACCGTGGAGCAGCAAATTTATAACGATTAAATTGCAACAAGCGAATCAACCGGAAACTATTGCCCGCATCGAAAAGATCTGGACAGGTCTAGCTCCCCAGATTCCTTTTAATTATACATTTTTGGATCAGAGTTTTAAACGTCAATATGAAGCAGATTATCGTTTCCAAAGAATTTTCACCACATTTTCAGGATTTGCAATTTTTATTGCCTGTTTAGGACTCTTGGGGCTTGTGACTTATACCGCTCAACAACGTACCAAAGAAATTGGCATCCGTAAGGTCCTCGGATCTAGTGTTTTTGGAATCATACAATTATTATCTCTTGACTTCATCAAACTTGTCATTATTGCTATATGTATTGCCATACCGGTAGCCTATTGGGCAATGGGTAAGTGGCTCAATAATTTTGCTTATCACATTGATATGCAATGGTGGATGTTTGGTATAGCGGGGGTGAGCGCATTATTCATTGCTTTAGCAACTGTAGGGTATCAAGCTTTAAAAGCTGCAAAGGCAAATCCTGTTGATAGTTTAAGAGATCAGTAA
- a CDS encoding ABC transporter permease, translating to MIFKYIKTAWRNLKKSKFYTAINILGLSISIATAILILLWVQDEISFDRFHKDYKQIYNVHNIWKDGDKEQISNSTPGPVGFYAKDVPAIESSVRIVGEDSGVISLKGQKDVYTGIAIAYADSTFFKFFSFPLLQSSKPNILTSLDEVTISETLNKKLFNGQDAIGKTLLLGKTPFLVTGIFQDMPQNSSLKYDIIFPMSFLAKSFTENGGNGVWKTIDEDLGNYYFDTYIKLRSESNPDQAIAQINNSFIKARNGNTKTTFKLGSLADKHLIAPDGNKSALRMVQIFGAVALLLLFIGAINYVNLATARAMDRAKEVSIRKIVGASRKQLFFQFMAETFLTFTLATFTAGIWVMLSFSAYNSISGKSMVFDLQNPALWLLIGSALLLTVLLSSIYPSIQLSSFKPIAALKGKSSKPTNSIFRKGLVVFQYATSIILIICTLVIQKQMKYIRNYNLGYDTSYIFTVSLNEGSIENKSTVETKLAEDPAITAYSINGVYDPMSYGNSTGDIDWPNRPKDYTLIVGRATIDKNFIPLMGMKFVEGGNIKGTPADSSSYIINETMAKQMGLKKPFVGAQMSLHEVPGTVVGVIKDFNFNNLKKPIGAMVYWTHRFSGTLYVKTTASNAQKAIEKVKTIYNSYPSERPFEYTFLDSKIDKMYKSDLRTGLLFNIFASIAIFVSSLGLLALATNAAQTKVKEIGIRKVLGASIPQIVQLLGKEFVSLLIIAILIASPLAWYFANEWLANFSFKTELNVWIFLIGASIALLIAGLTISYQAIRAAKVNVINSLRDE from the coding sequence ATGATTTTTAAATATATTAAAACTGCCTGGCGTAATCTAAAAAAAAGCAAGTTTTACACCGCAATCAATATTTTAGGACTTTCGATCAGTATTGCTACAGCAATCTTGATCTTATTATGGGTACAGGACGAAATCAGTTTTGATCGTTTCCATAAAGATTATAAACAGATATATAATGTCCATAACATCTGGAAAGATGGCGATAAGGAACAAATTTCCAATAGTACACCTGGTCCGGTCGGATTTTATGCAAAAGATGTTCCTGCCATTGAATCTTCGGTTAGGATAGTAGGAGAAGATTCCGGAGTCATTAGCTTAAAGGGTCAAAAAGATGTCTACACTGGAATTGCTATAGCCTATGCTGACAGTACATTTTTCAAATTCTTTTCTTTTCCACTACTTCAATCCAGTAAGCCTAATATTCTGACTTCTCTAGATGAAGTGACGATTAGCGAAACGCTGAATAAAAAACTTTTTAATGGTCAGGATGCAATTGGAAAAACACTACTATTGGGGAAAACTCCTTTCCTAGTGACAGGTATATTTCAAGATATGCCACAAAATTCATCTTTAAAATACGATATTATCTTTCCAATGAGCTTTCTTGCAAAATCATTTACTGAAAATGGAGGAAATGGTGTCTGGAAAACAATTGATGAGGATCTGGGTAATTATTATTTTGACACCTACATAAAATTACGTTCCGAATCAAACCCTGATCAGGCAATTGCTCAAATTAATAACAGCTTCATCAAGGCTCGTAATGGAAATACAAAAACTACTTTTAAACTTGGATCACTAGCTGATAAACATTTAATCGCTCCTGATGGAAATAAATCGGCCTTGCGTATGGTGCAGATATTTGGTGCAGTAGCTTTACTCCTACTTTTTATTGGCGCTATCAACTATGTTAATCTTGCTACAGCTCGGGCTATGGACCGTGCTAAGGAGGTAAGCATCCGAAAAATTGTAGGCGCTAGCCGCAAGCAACTGTTTTTTCAGTTTATGGCCGAAACCTTCCTAACATTTACCTTAGCAACTTTTACTGCAGGTATCTGGGTGATGCTATCATTCTCCGCATATAACAGTATTTCGGGTAAATCAATGGTATTTGACCTGCAAAATCCAGCGTTGTGGCTTTTAATTGGATCTGCATTGTTACTTACTGTTTTATTGTCCAGTATATATCCTTCCATACAACTGTCATCTTTTAAGCCAATTGCAGCACTGAAAGGCAAATCATCCAAACCCACAAATAGTATCTTCCGAAAAGGCCTGGTTGTATTTCAATATGCGACATCCATCATTCTAATTATCTGCACCCTAGTTATTCAAAAACAGATGAAATACATCCGTAATTATAACTTAGGATATGATACCTCGTATATTTTTACAGTCTCACTTAATGAAGGCTCTATAGAAAATAAATCTACAGTAGAAACTAAATTGGCAGAAGATCCCGCTATCACTGCATACTCCATCAATGGTGTTTATGATCCTATGAGCTATGGTAATTCTACCGGGGATATCGATTGGCCAAATCGTCCAAAAGATTACACACTCATTGTTGGACGCGCTACGATTGATAAAAATTTCATTCCTTTAATGGGTATGAAATTCGTAGAGGGCGGTAACATCAAAGGCACTCCAGCAGACTCTTCAAGTTATATCATCAATGAAACCATGGCCAAACAAATGGGACTGAAAAAACCATTTGTTGGCGCGCAAATGTCATTGCATGAAGTCCCCGGAACGGTGGTTGGTGTCATCAAGGATTTTAACTTCAATAATCTTAAAAAACCGATTGGTGCTATGGTATATTGGACACATCGCTTCTCAGGCACCTTATATGTTAAAACGACTGCTTCAAATGCTCAAAAAGCAATTGAGAAAGTAAAAACGATTTACAATAGCTATCCTTCGGAAAGGCCATTCGAATACACATTTTTGGACAGTAAAATTGATAAGATGTATAAATCGGACTTACGTACAGGATTGCTTTTCAACATCTTTGCTTCGATTGCTATTTTCGTTTCTTCTCTTGGTCTCTTAGCTTTGGCTACCAATGCGGCACAAACTAAAGTAAAAGAAATCGGAATCCGCAAAGTCTTAGGTGCTAGCATACCACAAATTGTTCAGTTATTAGGAAAAGAGTTTGTGAGCTTACTCATCATCGCTATTTTAATTGCAAGTCCCCTTGCCTGGTATTTTGCAAATGAATGGCTGGCTAATTTCAGTTTTAAAACAGAATTGAATGTTTGGATATTTTTAATCGGCGCTAGTATAGCGCTATTAATTGCAGGGCTGACCATTAGTTATCAAGCCATTCGTGCGGCAAAAGTAAATGTGATCAATAGCCTACGAGATGAATAA
- a CDS encoding ABC transporter permease — MIKNYIKIAWRSIFANKFYTGINILGLSAGLVVGIFLLLWIQDELSFDRFHKNERSIYKIGIEGGTGITKKIFENIIAPVGTFAKKEIPEVKDAVRILKIGDGPIKYKEKIFIEKSFAFVDPSYFSVFNFPLVQGNQKLPFPDNNSIVITASTAQRYFGNEDPIGKTVTIGLDELCVVSGVIADYPENSSLQLQVLLPLSRFNEQAYVKNKTTYDNKTYLSSMDMDWSSFSFETYLLLTPQANLTALTKKLQQIHERNKPEDTPVPYVAQPLSKVHLYHMDGSDGGIGAVHIFMGVALMIIAIASINYINLSTARSLNRAKEVGIRKIIGAGKRELFFQFIIETTLLFLFAVTIAITVVFIFLPSFNNFSGKQIALDLASINLWVYIFILLIGTLLLVSIYPALLLSTFDPIKVLKGNLGMKKSSSRKVLVVLQFTVSIVLITMTIVIGRQLEFIRDKNLGYEKTHIFAVPMGSKIGEHFDAIRNELIKSEGINDVIRLGRDMIHGGDATGDNDWEGKPAKSNLWFNITHSDQHTLDFFKIKLVEGRNFTGSLADSTHFILNETAVREMGLKNPIGTRLRIRTVPGTIIGVVKDFNYASVRQKIEPIVFKFNPKNSRQLYIKTNENKTVDAIGAMEKIWKQYYNDMPFTYNFLDESYQKLYTSEQKQGTIFNFFAVITILISCLGLLGLCTYTAQVKTKEIGIRKVLGATVFHIIQMLNREFFILVIIANIIAIPLALYFANDWLQGFAFRTNLPISIFLFSGILTLFITALTVSFQSIKAAIINPANSLRDE, encoded by the coding sequence ATGATAAAGAATTATATAAAAATCGCATGGCGAAGTATTTTCGCTAATAAATTCTATACAGGCATTAATATTTTAGGATTGTCGGCTGGATTAGTCGTTGGGATATTCCTCCTACTTTGGATTCAAGATGAGCTATCTTTTGACAGATTCCATAAAAATGAGCGGAGTATCTATAAAATTGGTATTGAAGGTGGAACTGGAATAACTAAAAAAATATTTGAGAATATCATTGCTCCCGTTGGTACTTTTGCAAAGAAAGAGATTCCGGAAGTTAAAGATGCCGTTCGTATCCTCAAAATTGGAGATGGTCCCATCAAATATAAAGAGAAAATATTTATCGAGAAAAGCTTTGCTTTTGTAGATCCGAGCTATTTTTCTGTATTTAATTTTCCTTTGGTTCAAGGCAATCAAAAGTTACCTTTTCCAGACAACAATTCGATTGTCATCACAGCCAGTACTGCCCAACGCTATTTTGGAAATGAAGATCCCATTGGTAAAACGGTCACCATAGGTCTAGATGAACTTTGTGTGGTATCGGGTGTTATCGCAGACTATCCCGAAAATTCAAGTTTACAATTGCAGGTACTTCTTCCCCTTTCTAGGTTTAATGAGCAGGCGTACGTAAAAAATAAAACCACTTATGACAACAAAACATATTTGTCATCCATGGATATGGATTGGTCCAGTTTTTCATTTGAAACTTATCTACTGCTAACTCCCCAAGCGAACCTCACTGCTTTAACTAAAAAGTTACAACAGATACATGAACGCAATAAACCTGAAGATACACCTGTACCTTACGTAGCACAACCACTATCTAAAGTTCACTTATACCACATGGATGGTAGCGATGGAGGAATCGGCGCTGTACATATTTTTATGGGAGTAGCCCTGATGATTATAGCAATAGCGAGTATTAATTATATTAATCTTTCGACTGCACGTTCTTTAAATCGGGCCAAAGAAGTCGGAATTCGAAAAATTATTGGGGCTGGCAAAAGGGAACTTTTCTTTCAGTTTATCATAGAAACTACATTATTGTTTCTTTTTGCAGTAACCATTGCGATAACGGTCGTTTTTATTTTTCTCCCTTCTTTTAATAACTTCTCTGGAAAACAAATAGCATTGGATCTCGCCAGTATTAATTTATGGGTCTACATTTTCATCTTACTGATTGGAACACTTCTCTTAGTGAGCATCTATCCAGCATTACTGCTATCAACTTTTGATCCTATCAAAGTCCTAAAAGGTAATCTGGGAATGAAAAAATCTAGTTCCAGAAAAGTATTGGTTGTATTGCAGTTTACGGTTTCTATTGTTTTGATAACCATGACAATTGTCATTGGTCGTCAATTAGAGTTTATCCGCGACAAAAATCTTGGCTACGAAAAAACCCATATTTTCGCGGTTCCTATGGGATCAAAAATAGGCGAACATTTTGATGCCATCAGAAATGAACTGATAAAAAGCGAAGGAATAAATGATGTAATCCGACTGGGGCGTGATATGATACACGGCGGTGATGCTACTGGAGATAACGATTGGGAAGGAAAACCTGCAAAGTCAAATCTCTGGTTTAATATCACGCATTCAGATCAACATACGCTCGATTTCTTTAAGATAAAACTAGTAGAAGGACGAAACTTTACGGGCTCATTAGCGGACTCTACTCATTTTATTCTAAATGAAACGGCTGTTAGAGAGATGGGGTTAAAAAATCCTATTGGCACCCGTTTGAGAATCCGAACTGTACCTGGAACTATTATTGGTGTCGTGAAAGATTTTAATTACGCTAGTGTACGTCAGAAGATTGAACCTATCGTTTTTAAGTTTAATCCAAAAAATTCTCGACAGCTTTATATAAAAACGAATGAAAATAAAACTGTTGATGCTATAGGCGCTATGGAAAAAATTTGGAAGCAATACTATAATGATATGCCTTTCACTTATAATTTCCTGGATGAAAGCTATCAAAAACTATACACAAGTGAACAAAAACAGGGTACCATATTTAACTTCTTTGCTGTCATAACCATCTTAATATCTTGTTTAGGTCTTTTAGGTTTATGTACATACACCGCACAAGTAAAAACAAAGGAAATTGGGATTAGAAAGGTGCTAGGTGCGACGGTTTTCCACATTATACAAATGCTGAATCGGGAGTTTTTCATCTTAGTCATTATTGCGAATATTATTGCGATTCCTCTTGCTTTATATTTCGCAAATGACTGGCTTCAGGGGTTTGCCTTTAGAACTAATTTACCTATATCTATATTTTTATTTTCCGGTATTCTCACATTGTTCATCACGGCACTTACAGTTAGTTTTCAATCCATTAAGGCTGCAATTATCAATCCTGCAAATAGTTTAAGAGACGAATAG
- a CDS encoding ABC transporter permease, translating to MIKLFFKTFLRNIKRNPLSGIINIIGLALGFTVVIISSLWIMKQFSVDKNFKNYDDIYQVMITGTFNGEKSTDRSTPIPLAKLLQSDFKNEMQHITLVSKRENANFKSGEKRITGKGLYAMGAFSELFTFESIKGDVSTPALPSKMIISESLARRLFGDVDVISKVVELNGKAQYQITGVYADLPENSTFHQLDYILPFCDYLKQNPDADQSWGNCFFHTYASIQNPLSLPSLERTTTTILKSKLTDIDPEVLLHPMSKWYLYDDFKNGKNIGGQIQYVWMFALVSALIILLACINFINLSTARSIKRGKEIGILKSIGVNRRQLIQGFLFESILSVFLAFILSLPLILLLLPWINGFIGTELRIPFHSIFFYLIAFLSIVLLGLSSGLYPSLFLTSFNPILALKGKSIQGNSKFKARKIMVVIQFAISIFMMIATYLVITQLNYVKDRPIGYSNKNLVNVTSSSGEIIKKFDVLKKELFDKGLIQNATLSSSFVNNLALTGGGFTWQGNDAKEGSIMGIYTIDENFAPTVQWKFMKGRNFSKDFKTDSIAVILNEAGAKYMGVSDLNSKQLSFRGVKYRILAIIQNTMSESPFKSITPTVYFLDFLPKNKITLRLKDGENQSQILKNIGEKFSAIDPNLVFEYTFTDQEYAKQFKQMEMIRSLTSLFTGLAILISCLGLYALVSFLTEQREKEIGIRKVLGASELGLWKLLSTEYIWLTFIGFMIATPLAYLFMEKWLENYVYRITISWSIFAVTGGLALFITLITVSYQAIKVALSNPIDTLRNE from the coding sequence ATGATAAAACTATTTTTTAAAACTTTTCTACGCAATATAAAACGTAATCCATTAAGTGGAATTATCAATATAATCGGTCTAGCATTGGGATTTACAGTCGTCATAATTAGTTCATTGTGGATAATGAAGCAGTTTTCTGTTGACAAAAACTTCAAAAACTACGATGATATCTACCAGGTCATGATCACAGGTACATTTAATGGTGAGAAGTCTACAGATCGATCTACTCCCATACCATTGGCTAAGCTATTGCAATCTGATTTTAAAAATGAAATGCAACATATTACTTTAGTCAGTAAACGTGAAAATGCTAATTTTAAGAGTGGTGAAAAAAGGATCACTGGCAAAGGATTGTATGCAATGGGTGCATTTTCTGAACTTTTCACATTTGAATCTATAAAAGGAGACGTATCTACACCTGCCCTACCATCAAAAATGATTATTTCCGAATCATTAGCACGTCGGTTATTTGGAGATGTAGACGTTATAAGTAAAGTCGTTGAACTTAACGGTAAAGCGCAGTACCAGATAACAGGCGTTTATGCTGACTTGCCAGAAAATAGTACTTTTCATCAATTGGATTATATATTGCCATTTTGCGACTATCTGAAACAAAACCCTGATGCCGATCAAAGTTGGGGTAATTGTTTTTTCCATACCTATGCCTCTATTCAAAATCCGCTCTCTCTACCTTCATTAGAGAGAACGACAACCACCATTTTAAAATCGAAACTTACAGACATAGATCCTGAAGTTCTTTTACATCCTATGTCTAAATGGTATTTGTATGATGATTTTAAAAATGGTAAAAATATCGGTGGGCAGATTCAATATGTTTGGATGTTTGCATTGGTAAGTGCTTTGATTATTTTGCTAGCATGTATTAACTTTATCAACCTCAGTACCGCTAGAAGTATCAAAAGAGGTAAAGAAATCGGTATATTAAAATCGATCGGCGTAAATCGCCGCCAATTGATTCAGGGCTTTTTATTTGAATCTATCTTATCTGTATTTTTAGCATTTATACTCAGCCTCCCCCTTATACTCTTACTTCTTCCATGGATAAACGGTTTTATAGGAACTGAATTACGAATACCTTTTCATTCGATATTTTTCTATCTTATTGCTTTCTTAAGCATCGTTCTTCTTGGTCTTTCATCCGGATTATATCCATCCCTGTTCCTAACTTCATTTAATCCAATTTTAGCACTTAAAGGAAAATCAATTCAAGGAAATAGTAAATTTAAAGCGCGGAAGATTATGGTTGTTATTCAGTTCGCTATTTCTATTTTTATGATGATCGCCACATACCTCGTCATCACCCAATTAAACTATGTAAAAGATCGTCCAATTGGCTACAGCAACAAAAATTTAGTTAATGTCACGAGTTCAAGCGGTGAGATTATTAAAAAATTCGACGTCCTCAAAAAAGAATTGTTTGACAAGGGACTAATCCAAAACGCAACTTTATCCTCTAGTTTTGTAAACAATCTCGCTTTAACAGGCGGTGGATTTACCTGGCAAGGTAATGATGCTAAAGAAGGATCAATCATGGGCATATATACTATTGACGAAAATTTTGCTCCTACTGTCCAATGGAAATTTATGAAAGGTAGAAACTTTTCGAAAGATTTTAAAACAGATTCTATTGCTGTCATTTTAAACGAAGCTGGTGCAAAATATATGGGAGTATCCGATTTGAATAGCAAGCAATTAAGTTTTAGAGGTGTAAAATACAGAATCCTTGCCATCATACAGAACACAATGTCGGAATCTCCTTTCAAATCAATCACACCAACGGTTTATTTTCTTGATTTCCTTCCTAAAAACAAAATTACACTTCGCTTAAAAGATGGAGAAAATCAAAGTCAAATACTAAAAAATATCGGGGAGAAATTTTCTGCTATAGATCCGAATCTGGTATTTGAATACACATTTACAGATCAAGAATATGCGAAACAATTTAAGCAGATGGAAATGATTCGTAGTTTAACCAGTTTATTTACTGGTCTTGCAATTTTGATTTCCTGCCTAGGATTGTACGCCCTCGTTTCATTCTTAACTGAACAACGTGAAAAGGAAATTGGGATCCGAAAGGTATTAGGCGCATCTGAGCTCGGCTTATGGAAGTTACTATCAACCGAGTATATCTGGCTTACTTTTATCGGTTTTATGATAGCCACCCCGCTTGCTTATCTTTTTATGGAAAAATGGTTAGAAAATTATGTTTACCGTATTACTATTAGCTGGTCCATTTTTGCTGTCACGGGAGGTCTTGCTCTTTTCATTACGTTAATCACCGTAAGTTATCAGGCTATTAAAGTTGCTTTATCAAATCCTATTGATACACTACGGAATGAATAA